The following proteins are co-located in the Anomalospiza imberbis isolate Cuckoo-Finch-1a 21T00152 chromosome Z, ASM3175350v1, whole genome shotgun sequence genome:
- the MACIR gene encoding macrophage immunometabolism regulator isoform X2 translates to MEVDVNGESRTALSTLSVPLAEVRSAARMEAEKPRCSSTPCSPLRQTVAGYQILHMDSNYLVGFTTGEELLKLAHKCIGNEENKGESGPNLGSKHLDSGLSRSSRLYKTRSRYYQPYEIPAINGRRRRRISSSGDKYNKALPYESYKALHGPLPLCLLKGKRAHSKSLDYLNLDKMSIQEPADTEVLQYQLQHLTLRGDRMFARNST, encoded by the coding sequence ATGGAAGTTGATGTGAATGGAGAGTCCAGAACTGCCCTTTCCACCCTCTCTGTGCCTCTTGCAGAGGTGAGGTCTGCAGCCAGGATGGAAGCAGAAAAGCCACGCTGTTCTAGCACCCCCTGCTCACCACTGAGGCAGACAGTTGCAGGATATCAGATCCTTCACATGGATTCTAACTACCTGGTTGGCTTCACAACTGGAGAGGAGCTGCTAAAATTAGCCCATAAGTGTATTGGAAATGAAGAGAATAAAGGAGAATCTGGTCCTAACTTGGGCTCCAAACATCTTGATTCAGGACTTTCACGTTCCTCACGTTTGTACAAAACTAGAAGTAGGTACTACCAGCCATATGAGATCCCAGCAATAaatggaaggaggaggagaCGGATATCCAGCTCAGGGGATAAATACAATAAAGCTTTACCATATGAATCTTACAAAGCACTTCATGGTCCCCTGCCTCTCTGCCTTTTGAAAGGTAAAAGGGCTCATTCAAAATCCCTAGACTACCTCAATTTAGACAAAATGAGCATTCAGGAACCTGCTGACACAGAAGTGCTACAATACCAGCTCCAACATCTTACTCTTAGAGGGGATCGTATGTTTGCAAGGAATAGCACATGA
- the MACIR gene encoding macrophage immunometabolism regulator isoform X1: MSDRFLGFNTVLHTAAQNGSSAVSEPKVLRLDLAVLKTFCSDFPLYWFTAREQSCVFKMEVDVNGESRTALSTLSVPLAEVRSAARMEAEKPRCSSTPCSPLRQTVAGYQILHMDSNYLVGFTTGEELLKLAHKCIGNEENKGESGPNLGSKHLDSGLSRSSRLYKTRSRYYQPYEIPAINGRRRRRISSSGDKYNKALPYESYKALHGPLPLCLLKGKRAHSKSLDYLNLDKMSIQEPADTEVLQYQLQHLTLRGDRMFARNST, translated from the exons ATGTCTGACAGATTTCTTGGTTTTAATACTGTTCTTCACACTGCAGCACAGAATGGGAGTTCTGCAGTTTCAGAACCTAAAGTACTTAGGCTGGACCTTGCTGTCTTGAAGACTTTCTGCTCTGATTTTCCATTGTACTGGTTTACAGCGAGG GAGCAAAGCTGTGTGTTTAAAATGGAAGTTGATGTGAATGGAGAGTCCAGAACTGCCCTTTCCACCCTCTCTGTGCCTCTTGCAGAGGTGAGGTCTGCAGCCAGGATGGAAGCAGAAAAGCCACGCTGTTCTAGCACCCCCTGCTCACCACTGAGGCAGACAGTTGCAGGATATCAGATCCTTCACATGGATTCTAACTACCTGGTTGGCTTCACAACTGGAGAGGAGCTGCTAAAATTAGCCCATAAGTGTATTGGAAATGAAGAGAATAAAGGAGAATCTGGTCCTAACTTGGGCTCCAAACATCTTGATTCAGGACTTTCACGTTCCTCACGTTTGTACAAAACTAGAAGTAGGTACTACCAGCCATATGAGATCCCAGCAATAaatggaaggaggaggagaCGGATATCCAGCTCAGGGGATAAATACAATAAAGCTTTACCATATGAATCTTACAAAGCACTTCATGGTCCCCTGCCTCTCTGCCTTTTGAAAGGTAAAAGGGCTCATTCAAAATCCCTAGACTACCTCAATTTAGACAAAATGAGCATTCAGGAACCTGCTGACACAGAAGTGCTACAATACCAGCTCCAACATCTTACTCTTAGAGGGGATCGTATGTTTGCAAGGAATAGCACATGA